A genome region from Hymenobacter tibetensis includes the following:
- the ppk1 gene encoding polyphosphate kinase 1, whose product MKLFKSADLIRKSKYISRDLSWLRFNYRVLDQAKDPGRTLFDRLRFLSITSSNLDEFFMIRVGSLYNYLDYGKERVDYSGLRELPFRRKLLDFAHRFVNDQSLTYLNELKPQFEKNGFNVLKMEDLTEVELKKVDGYFKNTIFPLLTPMVYDSYHGFPLMMNQMLILGVVTRTGSGDLETEKGQERLTFVQIPQNLSRFFELSRKDKVMFVPIEEIVRANLPKLFRNVSIESADLFRITRNGDFTLEESEDIDTDFIKELQQGLKTRKRGRVVRLEVESNTSALLMSVLKERWKIDNGNVFVINSLIDLKGLLQILKHPNFRNRGSRLPAPVPPLSLPEGADENLFEYLKHHDVLLHHPYNSIEPMVRLLEQAAEDPQVLGIKQTIYRLAEDSRVSAALLKAAENGKHVSVLFEIKARFDEERNIREGARLEKAGCFVIYGVSKYKTHTKMLMIIRKEGEKVTRYMHIGSGNYNEQTSKLYTDVSLLTTNDVYGHDVSEFFNVITGHSQPDDYEYLITAPKDMRQQLIHLIREEVKHAKKGLPSGIVMKMNSLEDKEMIDEFYRASKAGVPIRFIVRGICCLRPGRPGLSENIEVRSIVGDLLEHSRLFYFHQAGQPKVYAGSADVMVRSFDRRIEALFLIANPQIKREAISILMMNLLDNQNSYNMREDGAYIRRQPAPNEPIVNVHRDFYRRDDDRLAAATPEGLLALLQQVTVRTKEEENAAVVGSETAIVDVDCETDATEADIPGEEAAEQESVAYPVIVGDGDESSLNIPNV is encoded by the coding sequence ATGAAGCTATTCAAATCTGCCGACCTCATTCGCAAAAGCAAATACATCAGCCGCGACCTTAGCTGGCTGCGTTTCAACTACCGGGTACTCGACCAAGCCAAGGACCCAGGCCGGACGCTGTTTGACCGGTTGCGGTTCCTGAGCATCACGTCTTCCAACCTCGATGAGTTCTTTATGATTCGGGTGGGTTCGCTCTATAATTACCTCGACTACGGCAAAGAGCGGGTGGACTACTCGGGACTGCGCGAGTTGCCTTTCCGCCGCAAGCTGCTCGATTTTGCCCACCGTTTCGTAAACGACCAGTCGCTGACCTATCTCAACGAATTGAAGCCGCAGTTTGAAAAGAACGGCTTCAATGTGTTGAAGATGGAGGACTTAACCGAGGTGGAACTCAAGAAGGTGGATGGCTACTTCAAGAACACCATCTTCCCGCTGCTTACACCCATGGTGTATGACTCCTACCATGGTTTCCCGCTGATGATGAATCAGATGCTGATTTTGGGCGTAGTAACGCGCACCGGCAGCGGCGACCTGGAAACCGAGAAAGGGCAGGAGCGGCTCACCTTCGTGCAGATTCCACAGAACCTGTCGCGCTTCTTCGAACTAAGCCGCAAGGACAAGGTAATGTTTGTGCCCATCGAGGAAATCGTGCGCGCCAACCTGCCCAAGCTGTTCCGCAACGTCAGCATCGAGTCGGCCGATTTGTTCCGCATCACGCGCAATGGCGACTTCACGCTGGAAGAGTCGGAAGATATTGATACCGACTTCATCAAGGAATTGCAGCAGGGCCTCAAAACCCGTAAGCGGGGCCGGGTGGTACGGCTGGAAGTGGAGTCCAACACGTCGGCACTGCTAATGTCGGTGCTGAAGGAGCGGTGGAAGATTGACAACGGCAACGTGTTCGTTATCAACTCCCTGATCGACTTGAAGGGCCTGCTGCAAATCTTGAAGCACCCCAACTTCCGGAACCGGGGCTCGCGCCTGCCTGCACCGGTACCCCCCCTTAGCTTGCCTGAAGGAGCTGACGAAAACCTGTTCGAATACCTCAAGCACCACGACGTACTGCTGCACCACCCCTACAACAGCATCGAGCCGATGGTGCGGTTGCTGGAGCAGGCTGCCGAAGACCCACAGGTGCTGGGTATCAAGCAAACCATCTACCGCCTCGCCGAAGACTCGCGGGTGTCGGCCGCGCTGTTGAAGGCAGCTGAGAACGGCAAGCATGTATCGGTGTTGTTTGAAATCAAGGCCCGCTTCGATGAGGAGCGCAATATCCGGGAAGGCGCACGGCTAGAAAAGGCAGGTTGCTTTGTCATTTATGGGGTGTCGAAATACAAGACGCACACCAAAATGCTGATGATTATCCGCAAGGAAGGGGAGAAGGTGACGCGCTACATGCACATCGGCTCGGGCAACTACAACGAGCAGACCAGCAAACTCTACACCGACGTAAGCCTGCTCACAACCAACGATGTGTACGGCCACGACGTGTCGGAATTCTTTAACGTCATCACGGGTCATTCTCAGCCCGACGACTACGAGTACCTTATCACGGCGCCCAAAGACATGCGCCAGCAACTCATTCACCTCATTCGGGAGGAAGTGAAGCACGCCAAAAAAGGCTTGCCAAGTGGCATCGTCATGAAGATGAACTCCTTGGAAGACAAGGAGATGATAGACGAGTTCTACCGCGCTTCCAAAGCCGGCGTGCCCATCCGGTTCATTGTGCGTGGTATCTGCTGCTTGCGGCCGGGCCGGCCAGGGTTGAGCGAGAATATCGAGGTGCGCAGCATCGTCGGCGACTTGTTGGAACACTCGCGCCTGTTCTACTTCCACCAAGCTGGGCAGCCCAAAGTGTACGCTGGCTCTGCCGACGTGATGGTGCGCTCCTTCGACCGGCGCATTGAGGCGTTGTTTCTGATTGCAAATCCGCAGATCAAGCGCGAAGCTATCAGCATTCTGATGATGAACTTGCTCGACAATCAGAATTCCTACAACATGCGCGAAGATGGCGCCTACATCCGCCGTCAGCCGGCACCTAACGAGCCCATCGTGAACGTGCACCGCGACTTTTACCGCCGCGACGACGACCGATTGGCTGCCGCTACGCCCGAAGGATTGCTGGCTTTGCTACAGCAGGTAACAGTGCGGACCAAGGAAGAAGAGAATGCCGCGGTTGTGGGCAGTGAGACGGCTATTGTGGACGTAGACTGTGAAACGGACGCTACAGAAGCTGATATTCCGGGAGAGGAAGCCGCTGAGCAAGAATCCGTGGCTTATCCTGTCATTGTTGGCGACGGAGATGAAAGCAGCCTGAATATACCAAATGTGTAA
- a CDS encoding Ppx/GppA phosphatase family protein → MEYPLLKLAAIDIGSNAVRCQISAVLHYGDRYRLKRVEYVRYPLRLGEDVFATGTISEKKQDKFIKFLHALKLLMEVHDVAPNHYLVCATSAMRTAANGTEVAARIQQELGMTVQVIDGQAEAAYINRVIEHLLEDKKHYLHIDVGGGSTEFNIYHDRRKVASQSFEIGSIRRMQQEESGLASTGAQNDLWQRMEEWVKENARRYHVTRAIGTGGNINKLYSIAQNQLDKPVTRRRIATVLHNLTSMSMDERVNVAMLNPDRADVIVPAGHIYLSSMEWANVHQMIVPDIGLKDGMLQTLFEEHFDEIRSRQDHSKSIPFPAPQTRPTEVE, encoded by the coding sequence ATGGAGTATCCACTACTGAAACTGGCCGCTATTGACATTGGCTCCAACGCCGTCCGTTGCCAGATTTCAGCAGTCCTCCATTACGGCGACCGGTACCGCCTCAAGCGCGTGGAATATGTGCGCTATCCGCTGCGGCTCGGCGAAGATGTGTTTGCTACCGGCACCATTTCCGAGAAGAAACAAGACAAGTTCATCAAGTTTCTGCACGCCCTAAAGCTGCTGATGGAAGTGCACGATGTGGCCCCCAACCACTACCTCGTTTGCGCCACTTCCGCCATGCGTACGGCCGCCAATGGCACCGAAGTAGCGGCCCGTATTCAGCAAGAGCTTGGGATGACGGTGCAGGTAATTGATGGGCAAGCCGAAGCAGCCTACATCAACCGCGTTATCGAACATCTGCTGGAAGACAAAAAGCACTATCTCCACATCGACGTAGGCGGCGGCAGCACCGAGTTCAACATCTACCACGACCGGCGCAAAGTAGCGTCGCAGTCCTTTGAGATTGGCTCGATTCGGCGGATGCAGCAAGAGGAAAGTGGCCTAGCGTCTACGGGCGCCCAAAACGACCTCTGGCAACGGATGGAAGAGTGGGTAAAGGAAAACGCCCGCCGCTACCACGTTACGCGCGCCATCGGTACCGGCGGCAATATCAACAAGCTCTACAGCATTGCGCAAAACCAGCTAGACAAGCCCGTTACGCGCCGCCGTATTGCCACTGTGCTACACAACCTCACGAGCATGAGCATGGACGAGCGGGTGAACGTAGCCATGCTCAACCCCGACCGGGCCGACGTGATAGTACCGGCTGGCCACATCTACCTCTCCTCCATGGAGTGGGCCAACGTGCACCAAATGATAGTGCCCGACATCGGCTTGAAAGATGGCATGCTCCAGACGCTGTTCGAGGAGCACTTCGACGAAATCCGTTCCCGCCAAGACCATTCTAAATCCATCCCGTTCCCCGCGCCGCAAACGCGCCCAACCGAGGTGGAATAG
- a CDS encoding AraC family transcriptional regulator has protein sequence MRFQQFAPPTYLSQYIRYFWLLESTGESVEVKTFRMIADGYPGLIFQQTDQSLFRDQAQKEWPRALLYGQTVSPGDIQMQGPVRTLGVYFHPSALTTIFGFNADQLTDACLDLTLLSTRLPEQLLNTESVVHQIQVIADYLGTLIQRNKLAADPQIQHALQQLQRSGGHIALPALQQSLSISERSFQRRFKQQVGIAPNLFSRICRFQVALNQLRSRQYQKLSDVAFENDYADQSHFIRAFQEFAGCSPYQYQKRANELVANFPELIR, from the coding sequence ATGCGCTTTCAGCAATTTGCTCCTCCCACCTATCTGAGCCAGTATATCCGCTACTTCTGGCTGCTGGAAAGCACTGGTGAAAGTGTCGAGGTGAAAACGTTTCGTATGATTGCTGATGGGTATCCGGGCCTTATTTTTCAGCAAACAGACCAGAGCCTCTTCCGAGACCAAGCGCAAAAAGAGTGGCCGCGTGCCCTGCTCTACGGCCAGACCGTCAGCCCTGGCGACATTCAAATGCAAGGCCCAGTGCGGACGCTCGGTGTTTACTTCCATCCAAGCGCCCTGACAACCATTTTTGGATTCAACGCTGATCAACTAACCGATGCTTGCCTCGACCTCACGTTGCTGTCAACCCGCCTGCCAGAACAGCTGTTGAATACCGAATCGGTGGTCCACCAAATACAGGTAATAGCCGACTATTTGGGGACATTGATTCAACGGAACAAGCTGGCTGCCGACCCGCAGATTCAGCATGCGCTCCAGCAACTGCAAAGGTCGGGCGGCCACATTGCCTTACCGGCCTTGCAGCAGAGCCTGAGTATATCGGAGCGTAGTTTTCAGCGTAGATTCAAGCAGCAGGTAGGCATTGCGCCCAACTTGTTTTCCCGAATCTGCCGTTTCCAGGTCGCGCTGAACCAGCTGCGGAGCCGCCAGTACCAGAAGCTTTCGGATGTGGCTTTCGAAAACGACTATGCTGATCAGTCTCATTTCATCCGCGCATTCCAGGAATTTGCGGGTTGTTCGCCGTATCAATACCAAAAGAGGGCCAACGAGCTAGTAGCTAATTTCCCGGAGCTGATTCGGTAG
- a CDS encoding NAD(P)-dependent oxidoreductase: MKALVFGSTGGTGRQLVEQALTQGHTVTAFARNPQKIKFEHPNLRVVQGDVLDVAAVKQAIVGQEVVLSALGAPAAQKDAVRSEGTRNIIRAMEQTGVRRFICLTTLGIGDSKPALPFAYKYLLVPLFLRQAFADSELQEQCIQQSSLEWTIARPGTLTNGQRTGEYHHGFPATQKGLKIKISRADVADFMLRQLQDTTYLYKAASLSY; encoded by the coding sequence ATGAAAGCACTCGTTTTTGGCTCAACGGGCGGCACCGGCCGCCAACTAGTAGAGCAGGCTCTTACGCAGGGCCATACCGTCACGGCATTTGCCCGCAACCCGCAGAAAATCAAGTTTGAGCACCCAAACTTGCGAGTTGTGCAAGGGGATGTGCTGGATGTAGCGGCGGTGAAGCAGGCAATAGTGGGGCAGGAGGTCGTGCTGTCGGCTTTGGGGGCACCCGCTGCCCAAAAAGATGCCGTACGTTCCGAGGGAACCCGCAACATTATCAGGGCGATGGAGCAGACCGGGGTGCGGCGCTTTATTTGTTTGACCACACTCGGTATCGGGGACAGCAAACCGGCCTTGCCGTTCGCCTACAAGTACCTGCTAGTGCCGCTGTTTCTGCGCCAAGCCTTTGCCGACTCGGAGTTGCAAGAGCAATGTATTCAACAAAGCAGCTTGGAGTGGACTATTGCCCGCCCCGGTACCCTCACCAACGGCCAGCGTACCGGCGAGTATCACCACGGATTTCCGGCCACTCAAAAGGGACTCAAAATCAAAATATCCCGCGCCGATGTAGCCGATTTCATGCTCCGGCAGCTACAAGACACTACATACCTTTATAAGGCGGCTTCGCTGTCGTACTAA